One genomic segment of Sminthopsis crassicaudata isolate SCR6 chromosome 2, ASM4859323v1, whole genome shotgun sequence includes these proteins:
- the GNPDA1 gene encoding glucosamine-6-phosphate deaminase 1, which yields MKLIILENYLQASEWAAKYIRNRIIQFHPGPDRYFTLGLPTGSTPLECYKKLIEYYKNGDLSFKYVKTFNMDEYVGLPHDHSESYHSFMWNNFFKHIDICPTNTHILDGNAADLQAECDAFEEKIKEAGGIELFLGGIGPDGHIAFNEPGSSLVSRTRVKTLAMDTILANSRFFDGDLSKVPKMALTVGVGTVMDAREVMILITGAHKAFALHKAIEEGISHMWTVSAFQQHPRAVFVCDEDATLELKVKTVKYFQGLMRVHNKLVEPLYSMKETEKSQSSKKPYSD from the exons ATGAAACTCATTATCCTAGAAAATTACCTTCAGGCCAGTGAATGGGCTGCTAAATACATTAGAAACCGAATCATCCAGTTTCATCCAGGACCTGATAGGTATTTCACCTTGGGGCTTCCTACAG GGAGCACCCCACTTGAGTGCTACAAAAAGCTGATTGAGTATTATAAGAATGGAGATCTCTCCTTCAAGTATGTGAAGACATTTAATATGGATGAGTATGTAG GTCTCCCACATGACCACTCTGAAAGCTACCACTCCTTCATGTGGAACAACTTCTTCAAACACATTGATATTTGCCCTACAAACACCCATATTCTGGATGGAAATGCAGCTGATCTACAGGCAGAATGTGATGCTTTTGAAGAGAAGATCAAGGAAGCTGGAGGAATTGAGCTTTTTCTTGGAG GTATTGGCCCTGATGGTCACATTGCCTTCAATGAGCCTGGCTCAAGTCTGGTGTCTAGAACTCGAGTGAAGACTCTGGCCATGGATACCATCCTAGCCAATTCCCGGTTTTTCGATGGAGATCTCTCAAAAGTCCCCAAGATGGCTTTAACTGTTGGTGTGGGTACAGTCATGGATGCCAGAGAG GTCATGATCCTAATTACGGGAGCCCACAAAGCATTTGCATTGCACAAGGCTATTGAGGAGGGGATAAGTCACATGTGGACTGTGTCTGCCTTCCAGCAGCACCCCCGTGCAGTGTTTGTGTGTGATGAAGATGCCACATTGGAGCTTAAAGTGAAAACTGTTAAGTATTTCCAAG gactGATGCGTGTTCATAACAAGCTAGTGGAACCACTGTACAGtatgaaagaaacagagaaaagccAGTCTTCCAAGAAACCATACAGTGATTAA